GTATTAAAGGATATAATATTAAAGTATAAGAGAATGCAAGGATTTCATGCACCATTTATACCAGGTTGGGACACACATGGATTACCTATTGAATGGAAAATAATTCAAGAAAAAGGCGAAAAAATAGCTAATATGACAGCCTTAGAATTAAGACAAGAATGTAAAAAATATGCATTAAAAGAAGTAGAAAAACAAAAAAAGGATTTTATAAAATTAGGAATATTGGCTGATTGGGACAATCCATATATAACTTTAAATTCTGATTTTGAAGCAGAAGAGTTAAGAGTATTTAAGCAAATTTATGAAAATGGTTATGTATTTAAAGGATTAAAACCGGTTTATTGGTCTCCAACTACTGAAACAGCCTTAGCAGAAGCAGAAATAGAGTATAAAGATGTAACATCTTATGCTATTTATGTAAAAATGCAACTAGATAAAGATGCCTTAGAAAAATTAAATATAGATGAAGCAAGTATAATAATATGGACAACAACTCCATGGACTATACCTGCTAATTTAGGTATAGCATTAAATGCTGAATTTGAATATGGAGTATATAAAACAAATAAAGGAAATGTTATAGTTGCAAAAGAATTAGCAAAAACAGCTTTTTCTAAAATGAATTTAGAATATGAACTAATAAAAGAATTTAAAGGAGATTTATTAGAAAAGACTCACTATTATCACCCTATATTTGATAGAAAAGGTTTAGTAATCTTAGGAGAGCATGTAACCTTAGAAGCAGGTACAGGTTGTGTTCATACAGCACCTGGGCATGGAGCAGATGACTTTATAGTTGGTAATAAATATGAATTAGGTGTATTATCGCCTGTTGATAATAAAGGGCACATGACTTTTGAAGCAGGTAAATATGAAGGAATGTTTTATGCTAAGGCAAATAAAGAAATAATAAAAGATATGGAAGAAAGTGGACATATATTATTTACTGAACAAATTACTCACTCATACCCACATGATTGGAGAAGTAAAAAGCCTGTAATTTTTAGAGCAACTGAACAATGGTTTATAAACATAACTGAAAGTGATATAAGACAAAATGCATTAAATGCACTTAAAGAAGTTAAATTTTACCCAGATTGGGGAAGAAATAGAATAAATGCAATGTTAGAAGGTAGACCTGATTGGACTATTTCTAGACAAAGAGTTTGGGGAGTACCTATACCTATATTTTATAATAAGAAAAACGAAGTAATATATGAACCAGAAATTATGGATAAAGTAATAGAATTAGTTAAAAAAGAAGGAACTGATATTTGGTGGAAATATTCTGCTTCTGAAATAATAGGAGAAAAATTATTAGCTAAGTATAATCTTAAAGGAGAAGAACTAAGAAAAGAAAAAAGTATATTAGATGTTTGGTTTGATTCAGGTGTTACACATAGATCGGTAATAATACCTCGTGAATATAATAGACCAGTAGATTTATACTTAGAAGGTTCAGATCAACATAGAGGTTGGTTCCAATCTTCATTATTAACTTCTATAAGTAGTACAAAAGATGCACCATACAAAAAAATATTAACACATGGATTTGTAAATGATGCACAAGGTAGAAAAATGAGTAAATCAATTGGAAATACTATAGCACCAAAAGAAGTTATAGAAAAGTATGGAGCAGATATACTAAGATTATGGGCATCATCAGTAGATTATCGTGAAGATGTTAGATTATCTACTAATATTTTAGATAGAATGTCTGACTCATATAGAAAGATAAGAAATACTTCAAGATATTTATTAGGAAATATTTCAGACTTTAATTATGCTGATGATAAAGTGGCATATGAAGATATGTTAGAAATAGATAAATGGGCTATGAATAAATTAGAAAGATTAAAAGAAAAAGTTGAAAAACTTTATGATAACTTTGAATTTTATAGTTTATTCCAAGAAATAGTGTATTTTTGTATAGTAGATATGTCATCATTCTATTTAGATATAATAAAAGATAGACTATACTGTGAACATAAGACTTCATTAAAAAGAAGATCTGCTCAAACTGTATTAGTGGAAGTATTACAAGTATTAGTTAGGGTAACAGCACCAGTATTATCATTTACAGCAGAAGAAATATGGTCTAAATTACCTGAAGAGTTAAGAGAAACTGAGAGTGTGCATTTAGCTTCTTGGTTAGAAAAAAATCCAGAATATAAAGATGATAAATTAGAAGCAAAATGGGCTAAACTACATAATTTGAGAAAAGAAGTAAACAAAAAAATAGAAGAAAAAAGACAAAACGGTGAAATTGGATTATCACTAGATGCTTTGGTTATATTAAATATAAAAAATAAAGATTATGAATTTGTTAAAGAGTATTCTGAGTGGGATATATCTGATATATTCTTAGTATCACAAGTAGAATATAGCGATGAACAATTAATTGAAACTGAAATATCTGATATAAGTGTAAGAATTGAAAAAGCCAAAGGAGAAAAATGTGAGAGATGCTGGAAATATAGTGTTGATACGGGAAATTCTGAATTTGGAATGGTTACACCAAGAGACGCAGCAGTTTTAAAACTTATGAAAGAAAATGGAGAATTAGATGGAATCATTGAAGAATAAGAGTTTAATTTATATAGTATTAATATTTTTGTTAGTATCCATGGATCAATTATCTAAACAAGCAATGCTTTTATTATCTAATGGAGTTATAGGTTATTCTATGAAAATATTAGGAAACTTTTTTAGAATAACTTATGTAGAAAATCATGGTGGAGTATTTGGAGTATTTCAAGGACATATAAAAACTTTTACATTAATTAGTACAATTTTAATAATTTATATATATTTTTCTGAACTTAAAAACTTCTCTAAATATGCACCTATAACTAAATTAGGAACAAGTTTCATAATAGCAGGAGCTGCTGGTAATATGATTGATAGATTTTTTAGGGGCTATGTAATAGATATGCTTGATTTTAGAGCAATATGGCATTATGTATTCAATGTGGCAGATGTATACATACATATAGGTATATATATATTAGTGATTTCTTATGTTATTAATTCATATATTAAAAAGGAGAAATAATAATGAATTTTCAAAGTATAATATTAACATTACAAGAATACTGGGGGAAACAAGGATGTATAGTTTCTAACCCATATGATGTTGAAACAGGAGCAGGGACATTTAATCCTGATACATTTTTAATGTCATTAGGTCCAGAACCTTGGAAGGTTTGTTATGTAGAACCTTCAAGAAGACCAAAAGATGGTAGATATGGAGAAAACCCTAATAGAGTTTATCAACACCATCAATTTCAAGTTATAATGAAACCTTCACCTGATAATATACAAGAACTATATATCAAAAGTTTAGAAGCATTAGGTATAGATATTAAAAATCATGATATAAGATTTGTAGAAGATAACTGGGAATCTCCAACACTAGGTGCTTGGGGATTAGGTTGGGAAGTTTGGTTAGATGGTATGGAAGTTACTCAATTTACATATTTCCAACAAGTAGGCGGTCTTGAAGTAGATATTACACCTGTTGAAATAACTTATGGACTTGAAAGAATAGCTCTATATCTACAAAATAAAGACAATATATATGATTTAGAGTGGGCAGATGGTGTTAAGTATGGTGAAAGAAGAAAACAATATGAATATGAAATGACTAAATATAGTTTTGAAGTAAGTGATAGTAAGATGCATTTTACTTTATTTGATATGTATGAAAAAGAAGCAAATAATTGTATAGAGCATAAATTAGTTTTACCTGCTTATGATTATGTTTTAAAATGTTCACATGTATTTAATAATTTAGATGCAAGAGGGAGTATAAGTACAACTGAAAGAATGTCATATATTTTAAGAGTAAGAGATTTAGCTAAAAAATGTGCTGAAGTTTTTGTTGAAAATAGAAAAGCATTGGGCTACCCATTACTTAAAAAGGAGGAAAAATAATGAGACTTTTATTTGAATTAGGAGTTGAAGAATTACCTTCAAGATATGTAGTAAAATCAGAAAAAGCACTACTTGAAAATACTAAAAAACTGTTATTAAATAATAGAATAGAAGTGTTTGGAACTAAAAGTTATAGTTCTCCTAGAAGATTAGCCATTGAAATTGAAATGAGTGATACTCAAAAAGATTTAGATGAAACTAAATTAGGACCAGCAATTAACATAGCATTAAAAGATGGGAAGCCAACTAAGGCATTACTAGGTTTTTTAGCATCTAATGGTTTAAAAGAAAATGAATATAGCATTATTAAAACTCCTAAGGGAGAATATGTACAAATATCTAAGTTTGAAAAAGGAAAAGATACTAAGGAAATATTAGCCCAAATTTTAAAAACTGCTATTAACTCATTAGAATTTGAAAAAAGTATGAAATGGGGAAGTAGTCAATTTAGATTTATAAGACCTATAAAATGGATTTTAGCATTAGTAGATAATGAAGTTCTAGATTTTAGTATTGAAGGTATCAAGGCTAGTAATATAACTCGTGGTATGAGAGAGTTTGGAAGTCAAGAAATATTAGTAAAAGATATGTCTAAATATAAAGAACTTTTATTAGAAAATTATGTTATAGCAGATAGAGAAAATAGAAAAGCCAAAATATTAGAAAATTTACCTAAAAATACTGAAGTAGATAACTCTTTATTAGAAGAAGTTACAGATTTAGTAGAATATCCATGTATAATAGTTGGAGAATTCAATAAAAATTATTTAAATTTACCAGAGGAATTAATAACTATAACTATGAAAACTCATCAAAGATATTTCCCAGTAAGAAAAGAAGATGGTAAGTTATCTAACCAATTTGTAGTTGTTAGAAATGCACCAGTTTATTCTGAATTGGTTAAATTAGGTAATGAAAAAGTAATAGAACCAAGATTAGCGGATTCTAAATTTTTCTTTGATGAAGATTTAAAAATTAATTTATTTGATAATGTAGAAAAATTAAAAAATATTATGTTCCAAAAAGATATGGGAACTATATATGAAAAAATGTTAAGAGCAAAAGAAATAGCAAAATATTTAGGAGCAGATGAAAATACTTTAAGAGCCATAGAATTATCTAAGGCTGATTTGGTTTCTAATGTAATAAATGAAAAAGAATTTACAAGTTTACAAGGTATGATGGGATCTATTTACGCTAAGAATAGCAAAGAAAATGATATAGTTTCTAATGCAATAGAAGAACATTATAGACCAAGATTTCAAGGAGATGATTTACCTAAATCAATGGAAGGTGCAATAGCAGCAATATCAGATAAAGTTGATACTGGTATGGGAGCATTTTGTGTAGGACTAAAACCTACTAGTTCAAAAGACCCTTATGCTATAAGACGGGCTATACAAGGTGTAACTTATATTGCACTAGATAAAAAATTAGATATATCTTATGTGGACTTATCTAAAAAAGCATATGAAATATTTAGTAATGATAAAAAAGTAATATATTCTAATGCTTTGGGAGATTTTATACAATTTTTCAAACAAAGATTAGAAACAGTATTGTCTGAAACATATAGCAAAGACCTTATTTCTTATGTGATAAATATAGAAACTAACTTTAAAAATATTTTGGTAAAATTAAATAAATTAAATGAACTATCTAAAACAAGTGATTTTGCTAATTTAATAAATTTACTAAAAAGAATGAAAAATATGGTAAAAGATAATAGTAATAAAGGTATAGATTTAAGTTTAATTAAAGATGAAAATGAAAAAAATATGATAAATTTAATAGAAAAATTAAATAATAATAAGAATAATTTTTCTGCTTCAATAGATACATTATTAGAAAATGCCAAAGTTATAAATTCATATTTTGATAATGTAAAAATTAATACAGATGATGAAAAAATAACTAATAATAGATATGCATTATTAAATAATGTTTTATTCGTGGTTGGAGATATTATAGAAATATAAGAAAAATTAAAAAGTGAGGGATTATGGAAACTTTAAAATATATAAAAGAATATACTTTAAAAAGTAAAGATATTCCTTTGCTTGATTTTAGATTTTCTAGTTTTAAAAATGAAAATTTTAAAAATATAGAAAAACTAGAAATTTTAAAAATTTATAAAGATTTTTCTAAATTAAGACCATTAGATTTAGAAAATGATATAGATTCATTAGAAAAATTTATAAAAAATAGGAGAATACCTAATAATAGAGAAAATTTTGATAAGATTATAAACACTCTACCTTATGAAAATAGAAACTTATTAACAAGTTACATTGATATATCATTAGCATTATCATTAAATGATTCTTATTGGCTAGTGCCTAAAAATAGTAAGTTTTTATGGAAAGACTATAACTTATATAACAATAACTTTTCAAAACTTATATCTGAAACTGCTTTTTTTGGAATAGAGCATAGCATTAAAATGCTTACAACTTCCCCTGAATATACAACAAATGGAGCAATAAAAAAATGTTGGTATAGATATGACAATGGGAAAACTGTATTATTTAAGTCAAATAGTGTAGAATATGCTAATAGGGGTAAAGAAGCCTATACCGAATTTTATACAGGTCAAGTTGCTAAATATTTTGATTTTGATTATGTGAAATATGATTTAGTTAATTATAAAGGAAATATAGTATCTGCTTGCGATATTTTCACAAGTGAGAAAATTTCATATGTACCAATATTTAAGGTTTTAGATAAGAAAGATAATAATAATTTAGAAAAAATTAATGAAATTATGGGTTATGATTTTATGGCAGACATGTTAGTATTTGATTCATTAATAGGTAATATAGATAGACATTTAGGAAATTTTGGGTTATTAAGAAATAATGACACAGGAGAAATTTTAAGACCAGCACCAATATTTGATAATGGTTTATCGTTTATAAATTTAATATCTAGTTTTGAATTAGACAGAAAGGATTTAAGCAAATACTATTTTTCTAATTATAAGGATTCATTTTTAGAGGGCTTTGAGAGTATAGTATATAAATATGTAAATGAAAAGCACTTAAAAATATTTGAAAAATTAAAAGATTTTAAAATAGAAAAACATTCAAAGTATAATTTAGATGATAAATGGTTAAAAGCATTTGAAAATTTTGTTAGAGAAAATGCTAAAATGTTTATAAATATATATATGATAAAAAAGGAAAAATATGTTAAATAATATATTGCAAGAATTTTTACAAGAAAAGAAAATGAAATTAAAAGGTAGAATTTACCATTATACACAAATAAATTTTGCATATAATTCTAATCATATTGAGGGAAGTTCTTTAACAGAAGAAGAAACTAAATACATATATGAAACTAATTCTTTTATATCTGATAAAGAAAAAATTACCAAAATTGATGATATAATAGAAGCCAAAAATCATTTTAAATGTTTTGACTATATCTTAGATACCATTAATGAGCCTTTAAGTGAAAAATTAATAAAAGATTTACACAAAATTTTAAAAACTAACACTAATGATAGTGAAATAGACTGGTTTGCAGTTGGAGAATACAAGAAAAAACCTAATTTTATTAGTAATTTAAAAACAACTAGTCCCAAACAAGTAAGATTTGAAATGAAAGCATTATTAGATAAATATAATGAGATACCAATTAAAAAAATAGAAAATATAATTGATTTTCATTATAATTTTGAAACTATACACCCTTTTCAAGATGGAAATGGTAGAGTTGGTAGACTTATAATGTTTAGGCAGTGTTTGAAAAATAATATAGTACCATTTATTATAAGTGAAGAATATAAGTTATTTTATTATAGGGGTTTGAAAAAATATAATGAAGATAAAGCATTTTTAATAGATACTTGTTTATCTTGCCAAGATAAATATAAAGAAATATTAAAAAAATTAAAAGTAGGAGACCAACTATAATGACATTAAAAGATATTGAAAAATTCTATAATTCTATTGATAAAGATGAAGAAGAAAAATACAGTAAACTTAAATGTTATGATATTTATTCTAAAAAAATTAAATTTAAAAATAAAATTGGAACTATTGAAAACCTAATAGAAATACATAAATATATTTTTGATAAAGTTTATGGGAATTTTGCTGGATTGGTAAGAGATAAACCTTTATACAAAGGCAATTTCATATTTTGTATGCCAATATACATTAATAGCAATATAGAGCAAATAAATAATAATTTTGCCAAAACAATAGATGATATTATAGAAAAATATTGTGATGTAAATGTGTTACACCCTTTTTATGAAGGAAATGGTAGAAGTACAAGAATTTGGCTAGACTTGATATTAATTAAGAAATTTAAAGCAGCAATAGATTGGAATAAGGTAAATAAAAAAGATTATTTAGATGCTATGAAAAAAAGTATTGTTAATACTGATGATATAAAAGAGATTTTAAAAAATGCTATTACAACTAATATAGATGATAGAGAATTATTTATGAAAGGAATAGATGCATCTTATGAAATTGAAAATATTAATAATTACAATACAAAAGATTTAGTAAAAGGAGAATAATGAAACCTAAAATAACGATTTTAAAAAATAGTACTGATTTATTTAATGTAGATATATTGAAAAATATACAAAAAAAATTACAAGATGATGATTTGGTATCTTTTAGAAAAAAAAATATAATTGATGATGATTATATTTTTGATAGAACTTCTTTTATAGAATCAAACTTAAAAGCATTAGGAGAATATAAAGAAAATTCAATTGATGATTTAATATTAAAAATTTCATACATGTATAGAATAAGACCATTTGAGAAAAAAAACAAAGAATTTTTTAAAACTTGGTTAGACCTATATTTAGATAGAAAAATAAAAAAAAGAATAAATTGGAATAATATAGACTATGAAATTTTTGAATTTATTTTAAAAAAAGATACAAATATGAATATTTTGAAAAAACTAATTGTTAATAATTTAATTTGAAAAATTAAAAGTAGGAGAAAATATAATGAGCGATAGATTTACTGACTTATCAGAACATATAGCAGAAGATAGTATAGGGAATAATTTAAGACCTAGAACTTTTGATGACTATATAGGTCAGGCTAAATTAAAGGAAGCAATGCAACTTTATATAAATGCAGCCAAAATGAGAAATGAAAATGTAGACCACATACTTTTATATGGTCCACCTGGTCTTGGTAAGACCTCATTAGCATATGTTGTTGCTAATGAAATGGGTAGAAGTATAAAAATAACTTCAGGGCCTGTTTTAGATAAGTCAGGAGATTTAGCTTCTATATTATCTTCATTAGAAGATGGAGATGTATTATTTATTGATGAAATACATAGATTAAATACTAATGTTGAAGAAATACTTTACCCTGCTATGGAAGACGGGGAAATAGATATATTAATTGGTAAAGGACATGCTGCAAAAAGCATAAGAATAGAATTGCCTAGATTTACTTTAATAGGGGCAACAACTAATGCAGGAAATTTATCAAGACCTTTAAGAGATAGATTTGGTGTTTCACATAGAATGGAATATTATACTGATGATGAATTAGGTTTAATAATTAAAAGAGGAGCTAGTATTTTAAATATTGCATATGAAGAAGATGCAATAGATATTATGGCTAAAAGAAGTAGGGGAACACCAAGACTTGCCAATAGACTATTAAAAAGAGCAAGAGATTATGCAATGATCAAAGGAAATGGTATAATAGATGCAAAGTCGGTTTTAGGAATACTTGAAATGTTAGAAATAGATGAATATGGTTTAGATGCCATGGACAGAAGTATAATATATAAAATAATAGAAAACTATAATGGTGGACCTGTTGGACTTGAAACCTTATCTTTATTGTTAGGAGAAGATAAAAGAACGGTTGAAGAAGTTTATGAACCTTATTTAATTAAACAAGGTCTACTTAAAAGAACAAGTAGGGGTCGTGTAGTAACTGATAAAGCATATAGACACTTAGGTTTGGTGGCAGACTAATGCTTAGTATAGTAATTGAAAAAGAAAATAAAATAGATGATAATATAATAATAAATAATGTAAGCGATATTAAACATATAGTTAATGTTTATAGACTAAATGTAGGCGATGAAATAAGAGTTGTAGACAATGAATTTGAGTATTTAACTAATATAGTAAAAATTTCTAAAAAAGAAGTTTTACTTAAAGTTAAATCAAAAGATATTGATAAATATAGCCTAAATATAGATATAGATATTGCTATAGGAATAATAAAAAATGATAAAATGAAACTTCTTATAAAAAAATTAACTGAAATAGGAGTTAATAATATAATACCACTTAAAACGGAAAGAGTAATTGTTAAAATCAATGAAAAAAAAGAAAAATGGGAAGAAGTAGTTAAAGAAGCCATGAAACAATGTAGAGCGGTTAAAAAAACTAATTTAACTGAGATACAAAGTTTAAGAGATTTAGACATAGATAAATATGATAAAATAGTGTTTATGTATGAGAACTCTAATGAAAGTCTTAAATTACATGAAGCAGTAAGTTCAAAAGATAAAAAAGTTTTATGTATTATAGGACCAGAAGGTGGCTTTAGTCAAAAAGAAGTAGAATTTATGAAAAATAAAGGATTTTTAGAAATAAATTTAGGTAACAGAATATTAAGAGTAGAAACTGCTGCTATATTAGTAGCATCAGTACTAGCACATAATTACGGTTATTAGGAGTAAAAAAGGGGAAAAAGAGTGAAAAATTTAATGATACTTTTAATTATATTATTGCCATTATCTTTTATTCTCAAAGCCAAAAAAAATAACGATAATAAAAGTAATAATAACTTAAAAATTAAAGTAATTTCAACTAAAAAAGATGAGCCTGTTGATTTTGCATTTAAAATCTGGTGGATAGCAGTAAAGACAAATGATAAAAATGAAATAGCCAAAATATTAGAATTAAAAGATATACAAGCTTGTAATTGGGAAAGCGGAATAGAAAATGCATACGATGATATGGTGTTTATAACACCGCAAATTGGAGAATGGACTATTGCCGTAGGAAGAGGTTTACTTCCTGGAGATAGTAAAGAAAGTATTGAAAAATTAGAAATTATATTAAATAAACTAAGTAGTAAATTTGGAGAAGCCCAATTTTTTGGCTCTCACAGAATTGTAGATTTTTATAATTGGATGAAGTCTACTAATGGTAAAATAGATAGAATTTATTCATATTCTGGGTATTATGGAGAAAATATAAAAATTTATGGAGAACCCACAGAAGTAGAAAAAAATTTAAAATTATATAATTCATTTTTAGAAGAAGCAAATACAGATGAGTATTTAGAACAAGAAGATTTGGTATATCCAGGTGAAGATCTTTTTTTAGAAATAGCTGAAAGTTGGAGTATAAATCCAAGTAAATTATCTGAAAGAGATGACATTAAAGATGAATTAGGAATAATAGGTAAATAATTGAAAGTAAAAAAAGGAGAAAAAAATGAGAAAAATTATTGGAATATTAATGTTAATGGGATTATTATCATGTGGAACTAATGATAAAATTCATGCAGATAGATTATCATTTTCTAATGATAAATATTATGTTTATTATAACGAAGAAGTTATTGAAATACCAAAAGGTACATATATTACAAAGGATAATAAAATAGATGACTATTTCTTTAGTTTCTTTGGAAAACATGTTAAAGATGAAAAAAAATTATTATCAGATTTATCAAAATATTTTCCACATGGGATAAAAGCAATAGATACTTCTAATGAAGTACCTAGTACATCAGTTGAAATTCCTACTATGAAATTAGAAGATAGAAATGTAATTGATAGTATAAGATTAGCAAATATATTGTCAGGTGGAGACGGTAAAGCCTTGATAGTAGTAGATCAAACTTCTGATATAGTTGACGTTAAAGAAACTGTAGCATTAGATCCTACTACATCATTAAAAGGAAAAAGTGTAACAATATTAAATGCTAATGGTTTAAATGGTTCTGCTAGTAAATTAGGAGAAAAATTAAAAACTGAATTAGAGATAATGTATAATGCTGAAAACTATAAAGAAAGAAGAAAAGCAACATACATACTTAATAATAAATTAACAGATGAAGAATTAGTTAAACTTATAAGTATATTAGGTATAAAATATGTAAGATTAGAAACAAAAGAAACTAATTTATACCCTGAATCTGACGCAGTTGTTATTTTAGGTGATGATAGAAAAGCTAATTTACCTATTAAAATATACTCAACTACTGGTGTTTCAGAATTAAAAGAAGCATTAAAGGCATATAATCCAACAGTTTATAAAGCAAAATCAGGACAAGGAATAGTGGGGATAACTATAAAATATAGTCCAGAAGATATATTTATAGCTAATAAATTATCATCATTAATACCTGGTTCTAAACTAGAAAAAGATGAAAATTTAAAAAATAAAATAGAAATAACAACAAACAGATAGGAGAAAAATGTTAGATATAAAATTAAGAGTAGATAAAATAGTAGAAGTTATAGAAGGCAAAAAAGCACAAGATATAAAAGTATACAACATGATTAATAAAACGCCATATTATGACTATTCTATAATATGTACAGGATCATCAAGTAGAAATGTTTTAGCAATATTAGATGCAGTAAAATCAGAAATAGATATTATAAAAAGTATAGAAGGACATAACGAAGGAGAATGGGTACTAGTAGATGGTGGAGATATAATAATTAATATTTTTACAAAAGATGCTAGGGAGTACTATCAATTAGATGAACTTTATGGAGAAATATAAATAAATGGAATTTAAAAGAGAAATTGATAAAGAGGATTATGGGAAAAGAAATGGCATCTTTTTAATAATAGTAGCGACTATCTTCTCTCTTTTGACTATTAGATTATATTATTTACAAATAATAAAAGGTGATTACTATAAAGAAAAGGCTATAAGAAATAGTTTTAGAGAAAATATAGTAAAAGCTGCTAGGGGTAAAATATATGATATTAATGGAGAACTTTTAGCTGAAAATTCTACTGGATATAAACTAATTCATAGATATACTAAACCTATAAGTTCTAGCGACAAAGAAATATTAATAAAACTACACGAAAAATCAGAAGAAGTATTAAGTAATATAAGTGAAACAAGAAGAAAGAAACTTTTAGATTTATATTTTGATATAAGTTATATGGCAAAAATTATGGAAATAGATTATTTAGATCTTCTAGATACGTTTTATACAACTGTTCCATTAGGATTTGATCATGAAATCGTTGTAGATGAAGACATAGATATAGAAAAGGCATTGGTAGAAGTAGAAAAGTTACCTAATAATAGAATAGATATAGTAGAATATAACAAAAGAAAATATGTAGAAAAAGAATTAGCTTCGCATGTTATAGGTTATGTTAAACAAATAAATGGTAAAGAATATTCTGAGTTAAAAGATAAAGGATATAATATAGATGATTTAATAGGTAAAAAAGGTATAGAAAAACAATATGACTATGAAATGAAAGGCATAGATGGTCGTGAATATGTAGAAGTTGATGTTAGAGGAAATGTTATAAAAAAATTAGATGAAGTTAAAGCAACAGCAGGAAATAATGTATATCTTAGTATAAACGCAAGACTACAAAGATATATGACGCAATAT
This portion of the Oceanivirga salmonicida genome encodes:
- a CDS encoding Fic/DOC family protein, with amino-acid sequence MTLKDIEKFYNSIDKDEEEKYSKLKCYDIYSKKIKFKNKIGTIENLIEIHKYIFDKVYGNFAGLVRDKPLYKGNFIFCMPIYINSNIEQINNNFAKTIDDIIEKYCDVNVLHPFYEGNGRSTRIWLDLILIKKFKAAIDWNKVNKKDYLDAMKKSIVNTDDIKEILKNAITTNIDDRELFMKGIDASYEIENINNYNTKDLVKGE
- the ruvB gene encoding Holliday junction branch migration DNA helicase RuvB; translation: MSDRFTDLSEHIAEDSIGNNLRPRTFDDYIGQAKLKEAMQLYINAAKMRNENVDHILLYGPPGLGKTSLAYVVANEMGRSIKITSGPVLDKSGDLASILSSLEDGDVLFIDEIHRLNTNVEEILYPAMEDGEIDILIGKGHAAKSIRIELPRFTLIGATTNAGNLSRPLRDRFGVSHRMEYYTDDELGLIIKRGASILNIAYEEDAIDIMAKRSRGTPRLANRLLKRARDYAMIKGNGIIDAKSVLGILEMLEIDEYGLDAMDRSIIYKIIENYNGGPVGLETLSLLLGEDKRTVEEVYEPYLIKQGLLKRTSRGRVVTDKAYRHLGLVAD
- a CDS encoding RsmE family RNA methyltransferase, giving the protein MLSIVIEKENKIDDNIIINNVSDIKHIVNVYRLNVGDEIRVVDNEFEYLTNIVKISKKEVLLKVKSKDIDKYSLNIDIDIAIGIIKNDKMKLLIKKLTEIGVNNIIPLKTERVIVKINEKKEKWEEVVKEAMKQCRAVKKTNLTEIQSLRDLDIDKYDKIVFMYENSNESLKLHEAVSSKDKKVLCIIGPEGGFSQKEVEFMKNKGFLEINLGNRILRVETAAILVASVLAHNYGY
- a CDS encoding LytR C-terminal domain-containing protein, producing the protein MRKIIGILMLMGLLSCGTNDKIHADRLSFSNDKYYVYYNEEVIEIPKGTYITKDNKIDDYFFSFFGKHVKDEKKLLSDLSKYFPHGIKAIDTSNEVPSTSVEIPTMKLEDRNVIDSIRLANILSGGDGKALIVVDQTSDIVDVKETVALDPTTSLKGKSVTILNANGLNGSASKLGEKLKTELEIMYNAENYKERRKATYILNNKLTDEELVKLISILGIKYVRLETKETNLYPESDAVVILGDDRKANLPIKIYSTTGVSELKEALKAYNPTVYKAKSGQGIVGITIKYSPEDIFIANKLSSLIPGSKLEKDENLKNKIEITTNR
- the rsfS gene encoding ribosome silencing factor; the protein is MLDIKLRVDKIVEVIEGKKAQDIKVYNMINKTPYYDYSIICTGSSSRNVLAILDAVKSEIDIIKSIEGHNEGEWVLVDGGDIIINIFTKDAREYYQLDELYGEI